A genomic stretch from Pirellulales bacterium includes:
- a CDS encoding heavy metal-binding domain-containing protein, which produces MIITTTNTIEGYPIRQYLGVVTGEAILGANVFKDFFAGIRDILGGRSAAYEGELRKARDIAFAEIAERARELGANAVVGVDLDYETVGANGSMLMVSISGTAVLAEG; this is translated from the coding sequence ATGATCATCACCACCACCAACACGATCGAAGGCTACCCGATTCGCCAGTACCTGGGGGTCGTCACCGGCGAGGCGATTCTGGGGGCGAACGTCTTCAAGGACTTCTTCGCCGGCATCCGCGACATCCTCGGCGGCCGCAGCGCCGCGTACGAGGGCGAATTGCGCAAGGCCCGCGACATCGCCTTCGCCGAAATCGCCGAACGGGCCCGCGAACTCGGCGCCAACGCCGTCGTCGGAGTCGATCTCGACTACGAAACCGTCGGCGCCAACGGCAGCATGCTCATGGTCAGCATCAGCGGCACCGCCGTGCTGGCGGAGGGGTAG
- the fbp gene encoding class 1 fructose-bisphosphatase, with amino-acid sequence MTHHRAHLSQTFERHILEQQQDWHPEARGNFSWLLAGIVLACKIIGEEVRRLGLSTARGAAGETNVHGERQQGIDVFANEVLMECLGARGNVGLLASEENEEPVVVLEAPEKGNYIVVFDPLDGSSNLDVNVSVGTIFSVYKRATRNGGPIHDEVLQPGRDQIAAGYVLYGSSTMLVYTTGRGVHGFTLDPTIGTFVLTHPDMKMPDRGWTYSVNESYADGFPPYCRRFLHWLKSGEDDAAYRSRYIGSLVADFHRTLLTGGIFMYPPTSSFPEGKLRLAYEANPIALLAEQAGGLATDGHGRILDIEPTALHQRVPLFVGSRLEMQKLRAFVESPLKV; translated from the coding sequence GTGACGCACCACCGAGCCCATCTCAGCCAGACGTTCGAACGCCACATCCTCGAGCAGCAACAGGATTGGCATCCCGAGGCGCGGGGGAACTTCTCGTGGCTGCTGGCGGGGATCGTGCTGGCGTGCAAGATCATCGGCGAGGAGGTCCGCCGGCTGGGACTGTCGACCGCCCGCGGCGCCGCCGGCGAGACGAACGTCCACGGCGAACGCCAGCAGGGGATCGACGTGTTCGCCAACGAGGTGCTGATGGAGTGCCTTGGCGCGCGGGGGAACGTGGGCCTGTTGGCTTCGGAGGAGAACGAGGAGCCGGTCGTCGTGCTCGAAGCCCCCGAAAAGGGGAACTACATCGTCGTGTTCGATCCGCTGGACGGGTCGAGCAACCTGGACGTCAACGTCAGCGTGGGGACGATCTTCTCGGTCTACAAACGGGCGACGCGAAACGGCGGCCCGATTCACGACGAAGTGCTGCAACCGGGGCGCGACCAGATCGCCGCGGGGTACGTGCTGTACGGATCGTCGACGATGCTGGTCTACACGACGGGCCGCGGGGTGCACGGGTTCACGCTCGATCCGACGATCGGGACGTTCGTGCTGACCCACCCCGACATGAAGATGCCCGACCGGGGATGGACCTACTCGGTCAACGAGTCGTACGCCGACGGATTTCCGCCGTACTGCCGACGGTTTCTGCATTGGCTGAAGAGCGGCGAGGACGACGCGGCGTATCGGTCGCGGTACATCGGGTCGCTGGTGGCCGATTTCCACCGGACGCTGCTGACGGGGGGGATCTTCATGTACCCGCCGACCAGTTCGTTTCCCGAGGGGAAGCTGCGGCTGGCGTACGAAGCGAACCCGATCGCGCTGTTGGCCGAGCAAGCCGGGGGACTGGCGACCGACGGCCACGGGCGGATCCTCGACATCGAGCCGACCGCGCTGCACCAACGCGTGCCGCTGTTCGTCGGAAGCCGCCTGGAGATGCAGAAACTGCGCGCGTTCGTCGAGTCGCCTCTGAAGGTCTGA